The proteins below come from a single Lactobacillus johnsonii genomic window:
- a CDS encoding glycerophosphodiester phosphodiesterase: MNKYILVGFFILIFPFTCGFLNIAHRGDNEQGKFAEHSWVAYDRAVCAKVDYLELDLQQTADHVLVVSHDENLSRVFGIDKSIANLPYRDLITYENQNGESIHRLVDVFKRYQSSNVKFMIEPKDNSDNDINNLLSLIKKYHLQNRVLLESFSELALLKIHKSDPQIPLTQLAGDFKISPMLQYYANNFYAKKAADYLGEHNKKYLLWGIDTETQMKKYSRPEENVSGILTDYPVKLATILHENNVFKRYYEAAAYPSESISGYMYLKNGKKVYVDQVKMKDNQLFYHVKPNIWISYDNLKNSNKFAPKAQVGKIKLEHDVQVYTDPAFEKKTEKKLRKDSAWNYFAVKKMPGKTAYNLGGAQWVSQ; this comes from the coding sequence ATGAATAAATATATTTTGGTTGGTTTCTTTATTTTGATTTTTCCTTTTACTTGCGGTTTTTTAAATATAGCCCACCGGGGAGATAATGAACAAGGAAAGTTTGCAGAGCATAGTTGGGTTGCATATGATCGTGCAGTATGTGCAAAAGTAGACTATTTAGAACTAGATTTACAACAAACTGCTGATCATGTTCTCGTAGTGAGCCATGATGAAAACCTAAGTAGAGTTTTTGGGATCGATAAAAGCATTGCAAATTTACCTTATCGTGACCTAATTACATATGAAAATCAAAATGGTGAGTCCATTCATCGTCTTGTCGATGTCTTTAAACGTTATCAAAGTTCTAACGTAAAATTTATGATTGAACCAAAAGATAATAGTGATAACGATATCAATAATCTACTTAGTTTAATCAAAAAATATCATTTACAAAATCGGGTGTTGTTAGAATCGTTCTCAGAGCTAGCTCTTTTAAAAATTCATAAAAGTGATCCACAAATTCCACTAACTCAATTAGCTGGTGATTTTAAAATATCACCAATGCTGCAGTATTATGCAAATAATTTTTATGCTAAGAAAGCTGCGGATTATTTAGGTGAGCATAATAAAAAGTATTTACTCTGGGGCATTGATACAGAAACTCAAATGAAGAAGTATTCCCGCCCAGAAGAAAATGTTTCAGGAATATTGACAGATTATCCAGTTAAATTGGCCACTATTTTACATGAAAATAATGTCTTTAAAAGATACTATGAAGCAGCCGCTTACCCCAGTGAATCAATTTCAGGTTATATGTATTTGAAAAATGGTAAAAAAGTTTATGTTGATCAAGTTAAAATGAAAGACAATCAACTTTTTTATCATGTAAAACCTAATATTTGGATTAGTTATGATAATTTAAAAAATTCCAATAAGTTTGCTCCTAAAGCACAAGTTGGCAAAATCAAGTTAGAACATGATGTTCAAGTTTATACCGATCCAGCTTTTGAAAAGAAAACCGAGAAGAAATTACGTAAAGATAGTGCTTGGAATTATTTTGCAGTAAAGAAAATGCCCGGGAAAACTGCCTATAACTTGGGTGGTGCACAGTGGGTAAGTCAATAA
- a CDS encoding pseudouridine synthase, whose amino-acid sequence MRIDKYLANMNVGSRKEVHNLIKKKIVTVNGEVVKTPKEQVKEEDQVAVDGEKVAYQQYHYFLLNKPKGVISATEDKSQKTVLSLLKPKDRYKDIAPVGRLDKDTTGLLLLTNDGALAHELLAPNKHVTKKYRAKIAGVADEETVKVFASGMTLGDGTKLKPAELKILMQDKESDQSEIEIEIQEGKYHQIKRMFGAVGMKVIELDRISMGKLVLPANLKRGQYQEITLTDIK is encoded by the coding sequence ATGAGAATTGATAAGTATTTGGCTAACATGAATGTTGGTTCACGTAAAGAAGTTCATAATCTCATTAAAAAGAAGATTGTGACAGTTAATGGAGAAGTTGTAAAGACACCCAAGGAGCAAGTTAAAGAAGAAGACCAAGTAGCAGTTGATGGAGAAAAAGTGGCATATCAGCAATACCATTATTTTCTTCTCAATAAACCTAAAGGTGTTATTTCAGCAACAGAAGATAAAAGTCAAAAAACTGTTCTTTCTTTACTTAAACCTAAAGATCGTTATAAAGATATAGCGCCAGTAGGTAGACTGGATAAGGATACAACGGGTTTATTATTGTTAACAAATGATGGTGCTTTAGCCCATGAGTTGCTAGCTCCTAATAAACATGTTACTAAAAAATATCGGGCAAAAATTGCTGGAGTAGCTGATGAAGAGACAGTTAAAGTTTTTGCTAGTGGTATGACATTAGGTGATGGGACAAAACTAAAACCAGCAGAATTAAAGATTTTGATGCAAGATAAAGAGTCCGATCAATCAGAAATTGAGATTGAAATTCAAGAGGGAAAGTATCACCAAATTAAGCGAATGTTTGGAGCAGTCGGGATGAAAGTAATAGAATTAGATCGAATTTCTATGGGAAAATTAGTCCTACCAGCTAACCTAAAACGCGGCCAATATCAAGAAATTACTCTAACAGATATCAAGTAG
- the thiI gene encoding tRNA uracil 4-sulfurtransferase ThiI, translating into MQYTEVMVRYGELSTKGKNRKDFIGRLAGNVTRALQDFPEIEIHPKHDRMHIVLNGAPFETIDQRLKLVFGIQTYSPTIKVDKNLDAIKKASLELMQATFKDGMTFKVNTRRSDHDFEYDTNQLNMMIGDYLFDNMDNLKVQMKKPDLVLRIEVRQDAIYISNQLLHGAGGMPVGTAGKAVMMLSGGIDSPVASYLAMKRGVEIDMVHFFSPPYTTEKALAKAKELTGILANYSGKINFIAVPFTEIQEQIKEKLPEGYLMTIQRRFMLQLADRIRAMRGGLAIFNGESVGQVASQTLESMVAINDVTSTPVLRPVATMDKTEIIKLAEQIGTFNLSIEPFEDCCTIFAPPRPKTKPKLDEARKLEDRLDAEGMIQRAIDGMEITPIYPNQKFLDDKAQEDADLL; encoded by the coding sequence ATGCAATATACAGAAGTAATGGTTCGCTATGGTGAACTATCCACTAAGGGAAAAAATCGAAAAGATTTTATTGGGAGACTTGCTGGTAATGTAACTAGAGCTTTGCAAGATTTTCCAGAAATTGAGATCCATCCTAAACATGATCGTATGCATATTGTCTTAAATGGTGCACCATTTGAGACAATTGATCAACGTTTAAAACTTGTTTTTGGTATTCAAACATATTCTCCAACTATAAAAGTTGATAAGAATCTTGATGCAATCAAAAAAGCATCCCTTGAATTGATGCAAGCAACTTTTAAAGATGGTATGACATTTAAAGTTAATACTAGACGTAGTGACCATGATTTTGAATATGACACTAATCAATTAAACATGATGATTGGTGATTACCTATTTGATAATATGGATAATTTAAAGGTTCAAATGAAAAAGCCTGACCTAGTCTTAAGAATTGAAGTTCGTCAAGACGCAATCTATATTTCAAACCAACTTCTTCATGGAGCAGGTGGTATGCCGGTTGGAACTGCTGGAAAGGCCGTCATGATGCTATCAGGTGGGATTGATTCTCCAGTAGCTTCTTACTTAGCAATGAAGCGTGGAGTTGAAATTGATATGGTGCACTTCTTTAGTCCTCCATATACTACTGAAAAGGCACTTGCTAAAGCAAAAGAGTTAACTGGAATTTTGGCTAACTATTCTGGAAAGATTAACTTTATTGCTGTACCTTTTACTGAAATTCAAGAGCAAATTAAGGAAAAGTTACCAGAAGGTTACTTAATGACCATTCAACGCCGCTTTATGTTGCAATTAGCAGATCGTATTCGTGCAATGCGGGGTGGGTTAGCAATCTTCAACGGTGAATCAGTTGGTCAAGTGGCATCTCAAACACTAGAATCAATGGTTGCAATTAATGATGTGACTTCAACGCCGGTTCTTCGTCCAGTGGCTACAATGGATAAAACTGAAATTATTAAGCTAGCTGAGCAAATCGGAACATTCAACCTTTCTATTGAACCATTTGAAGACTGCTGTACAATTTTTGCTCCACCGCGTCCAAAGACTAAACCAAAATTGGATGAAGCTCGTAAGCTAGAAGATAGACTTGATGCTGAAGGAATGATTCAGCGAGCAATTGATGGAATGGAGATTACACCAATTTATCCAAATCAAAAGTTCTTGGATGATAAGGCTCAAGAAGACGCAGACTTGTTATAA
- a CDS encoding cysteine desulfurase family protein: MIYFDNSATTAVYPAALETYDKVTKDIWGNPSSLHKMGDRSHQLLEASRKQIANLLNVKPYEIFFTSSGSESDNWAIKGTALAKKEFGNHIITSSVEHAAVSNSVRALENLGFRITVLPVDKSGQVNPEDLKEALDKETILVSIMGVNNEIGTIQPIKAISKVLEDYPNVTFHVDNVQALGKDVWDEVFTDRVDLMSLSAHKFHAPRGVGILYKKEGKMIKPLIDGGGQEKALRSSTENLPAIAATAKAMRLYLADEKKNAEQELAVKNKIVSYLNGKPGIHIFSPINDNFVPSILCFSLEGIRGETLVHTLESEDIYVSTTSACSSRSGVESGTLNSMKVDDDLATGAIRLSFDPSNTIEEAEQFISVFDKIYKHFAEINHLK; this comes from the coding sequence TTGATCTATTTTGATAATAGTGCTACAACAGCTGTCTATCCTGCAGCTTTAGAGACATATGATAAAGTAACAAAGGATATCTGGGGAAATCCTTCAAGTTTGCATAAAATGGGAGATCGATCTCATCAACTTTTAGAAGCTTCTAGAAAACAAATTGCTAATTTATTGAATGTTAAGCCATATGAGATATTTTTCACATCTAGTGGAAGTGAATCTGATAATTGGGCAATCAAAGGTACTGCTTTAGCTAAAAAAGAATTTGGTAACCATATTATTACATCAAGTGTTGAACATGCAGCAGTTTCAAATTCAGTACGTGCTTTAGAAAATTTGGGATTTCGTATAACTGTTTTACCAGTTGATAAGAGTGGACAAGTAAATCCTGAAGATTTAAAAGAAGCATTAGATAAAGAAACAATTTTGGTTTCAATTATGGGCGTTAATAATGAGATTGGTACAATTCAACCTATTAAAGCTATTAGTAAAGTTTTAGAAGATTATCCTAACGTTACTTTTCATGTTGATAATGTTCAAGCTTTGGGAAAAGATGTTTGGGATGAGGTATTTACTGATCGAGTAGACCTAATGAGTCTATCAGCTCATAAATTTCATGCACCTCGTGGCGTAGGTATTCTTTATAAAAAAGAAGGTAAAATGATTAAGCCGTTAATTGATGGCGGTGGTCAAGAAAAGGCCTTACGTTCAAGTACTGAAAATTTACCTGCAATTGCGGCAACTGCTAAAGCCATGCGTTTATATTTAGCTGATGAAAAGAAAAATGCTGAGCAAGAATTGGCAGTTAAGAATAAAATAGTTTCCTATCTAAATGGAAAACCAGGAATTCATATTTTTTCACCAATTAACGATAATTTTGTTCCAAGTATTTTATGTTTTTCATTAGAAGGTATTCGCGGGGAAACTTTAGTTCATACGCTTGAGTCTGAAGATATCTATGTTTCAACCACTAGTGCATGTTCTTCAAGAAGTGGTGTAGAGAGTGGCACTTTGAATTCTATGAAGGTAGATGATGATTTAGCTACCGGTGCAATTAGACTAAGTTTTGATCCAAGTAATACAATTGAAGAAGCTGAGCAATTTATTTCAGTTTTTGATAAAATATATAAGCACTTCGCTGAAATTAATCATTTGAAATAA
- the ezrA gene encoding septation ring formation regulator EzrA, giving the protein MSSGLSILIIVILIAIIAVIATVVILNKYFNHQIAGLDALTDELKDISVEEDIKRLEKMELAGKSLETFKRWQKVYQKVDTKDVGELKHLLEQAAGLNAKFNLIKTRQLIKEATELLQTNQDNVEHSKQVFTNLLEANRDNQKHYAALSKDYQQLRKKILSQSFNYGNAIDQIEEDLATLESDFQTVKNLSGEGDHEEAKKVLVKIDTNLTTLKTDLPKVENFDQELKNVFPDQLNELSNTYRQMIKDKYKITEVDVLEEIKSLRELVDSTKKSLTKLELKKVEKNNKEISTRIDSLYDILTKEFKARPFVDKNQDKIVQILSHVGNASNQLVAKLEHVDQSYELTHGELAEARQLKSQVSRMNSDFDVDCQKLADGNGVYSQIENKWLTMLDNLKEIEKTEKKLSNDIDGLFDAEKIANDSIVHFKQEISLVYRKVERRQLPGKPESFIQMYTLVLNEVKHTDNELNQVRINMEKISSELIQIQEDIERLKKEADEILNSADLVELTMQYSNKYLSNPEIKRARKEAYDLYQNKYEYKEALDVIATALEKVEPGSYQRIEKEYYSEQEADEEE; this is encoded by the coding sequence ATGTCATCAGGGTTATCTATTCTTATTATTGTAATATTGATTGCTATAATTGCTGTTATTGCTACAGTTGTTATTCTTAATAAGTATTTTAATCATCAGATTGCGGGATTAGATGCGCTAACTGATGAATTGAAAGATATTAGCGTTGAAGAAGATATTAAACGTTTAGAGAAAATGGAATTAGCCGGAAAAAGTTTGGAAACTTTTAAAAGATGGCAGAAAGTATACCAGAAGGTTGATACTAAGGACGTTGGAGAATTAAAGCATCTTCTTGAACAAGCGGCTGGGCTTAATGCAAAATTTAATTTAATAAAAACTCGCCAATTAATTAAAGAAGCAACAGAATTATTACAGACTAATCAAGATAATGTAGAACACAGTAAGCAAGTATTTACTAATTTACTCGAAGCAAATCGAGATAATCAAAAGCACTATGCTGCTTTATCAAAAGACTACCAACAACTACGTAAAAAAATATTATCCCAATCTTTTAATTATGGGAATGCAATTGATCAGATTGAAGAAGATCTAGCAACCTTAGAAAGTGATTTTCAAACTGTAAAGAATTTATCTGGTGAAGGAGATCATGAAGAAGCAAAGAAAGTATTAGTTAAAATCGATACAAATCTTACTACTTTAAAGACTGATCTTCCTAAGGTAGAGAACTTTGATCAAGAGTTAAAAAATGTTTTTCCCGATCAACTTAACGAACTCAGCAATACTTACCGTCAAATGATAAAAGACAAGTACAAAATTACTGAAGTGGATGTACTAGAAGAAATCAAGAGCTTAAGAGAACTAGTTGATAGTACTAAAAAGAGTCTTACCAAATTAGAGCTTAAAAAGGTTGAAAAGAATAATAAAGAAATAAGTACACGAATTGATAGCTTATATGACATTCTTACAAAAGAATTTAAAGCTCGGCCATTTGTTGATAAAAATCAAGATAAAATTGTTCAAATTCTTTCCCATGTTGGAAATGCATCTAATCAACTTGTAGCTAAGTTAGAGCATGTGGATCAAAGTTATGAATTGACACATGGAGAGCTAGCTGAAGCTAGACAACTAAAAAGTCAAGTTAGCCGAATGAATTCTGACTTTGATGTTGACTGTCAAAAGTTAGCTGATGGTAACGGTGTTTACTCTCAAATTGAGAATAAATGGCTAACTATGTTAGATAATTTGAAAGAAATTGAAAAGACTGAGAAAAAACTCTCAAATGATATAGATGGGCTATTTGATGCAGAAAAAATTGCTAATGATTCTATAGTCCATTTTAAGCAAGAAATTTCTTTAGTTTATCGAAAAGTTGAACGGCGTCAGTTACCCGGAAAGCCTGAAAGTTTTATTCAGATGTATACTTTAGTATTAAATGAAGTTAAGCATACAGATAATGAATTGAATCAAGTTAGAATAAATATGGAAAAAATATCTAGTGAACTGATTCAGATTCAAGAAGATATTGAACGTTTAAAGAAAGAAGCAGATGAGATTTTAAATTCTGCTGATTTAGTTGAATTGACTATGCAATATTCAAATAAATATCTTTCAAATCCTGAAATTAAACGCGCACGTAAAGAAGCTTATGATTTATATCAGAATAAATATGAGTATAAAGAAGCGTTGGACGTAATTGCGACAGCGCTAGAAAAGGTAGAGCCAGGAAGCTATCAAAGAATTGAAAAAGAATACTATAGCGAGCAAGAAGCAGACGAAGAAGAGTAA
- the rpsD gene encoding 30S ribosomal protein S4: MSRYTGPSWKRSRRLGISLSGTGKEISRRNYAPGDHGPNNRAKVSEYGQQLKEKQKLRWMFGLNERQFQNLFIRAGKIREGKHGVNFMALLERRLDNIVYRLGLASTREQARQLVNHGHILVDGKRVDIPSYEVKVGQEISLRDKSKNLQQVKDALDAVVSRPPFVSFDDSKMTGTLVRLPERDEMEPEVDEALIVEWYNKKL, translated from the coding sequence ATGTCAAGATATACTGGTCCAAGTTGGAAACGTTCAAGACGCTTAGGTATCTCACTTTCAGGTACTGGTAAGGAAATTAGCCGTCGTAACTACGCACCTGGTGATCATGGTCCTAACAACCGTGCAAAGGTTTCTGAATATGGTCAACAATTAAAAGAAAAGCAAAAGTTACGTTGGATGTTTGGTTTAAATGAACGTCAATTCCAAAACTTATTCATCCGTGCCGGCAAGATTCGTGAAGGTAAGCACGGTGTTAACTTTATGGCTTTACTTGAAAGACGTTTAGACAACATCGTTTACCGCTTAGGTTTAGCTTCAACTAGAGAACAAGCTAGACAACTTGTTAACCACGGTCACATCTTAGTAGATGGCAAGCGTGTTGACATTCCTTCATACGAAGTTAAAGTTGGTCAAGAAATCAGCTTAAGAGATAAGTCAAAGAACTTGCAACAAGTTAAGGACGCTTTAGATGCAGTTGTATCACGTCCACCATTTGTTTCATTTGACGACAGCAAGATGACTGGTACTTTAGTTCGTCTTCCAGAACGTGACGAAATGGAACCAGAAGTTGATGAAGCTCTTATCGTTGAATGGTACAACAAGAAGCTTTAA
- a CDS encoding YueI family protein yields MTEDLNTRLEHAAKGITPQTCPDERRRYLGSLRERVLVRMTVKETDNPALDTLFLDHLNDFKNYTILINGKMPQNKFISKLMSLCSQKDIKFTLINDETAKNEPDSTGVLVVSKTAINHYRIDINQVYAPEVPHEQLSKPKKENFWDKLFRKKD; encoded by the coding sequence ATGACTGAAGATTTAAATACACGTCTTGAACATGCTGCTAAAGGCATTACTCCTCAAACTTGTCCCGATGAACGGAGAAGATATTTAGGTTCTTTACGTGAACGAGTTCTAGTAAGAATGACTGTAAAAGAAACCGATAACCCGGCCTTAGATACTTTGTTTTTAGACCATTTAAATGACTTTAAAAATTATACTATCTTAATCAATGGTAAAATGCCTCAAAATAAATTTATTAGTAAATTAATGAGTTTGTGTTCACAAAAAGATATTAAGTTCACTTTAATAAATGACGAAACTGCAAAAAACGAACCAGACTCCACTGGCGTTTTAGTAGTTTCAAAAACTGCTATTAATCATTATCGAATTGACATCAATCAAGTATATGCTCCAGAAGTGCCACATGAACAACTATCAAAACCAAAAAAAGAAAATTTCTGGGACAAATTATTTAGAAAAAAGGACTAA
- a CDS encoding replication-associated recombination protein A codes for MQPLAYRMRPKNLDEVVGQEHLVGNKKIIRRMVEAKLLSSMILYGPPGIGKTSIASAIAGSTKYAFRKLNAATDTKKDLQIVAEEGKMSGTVILLLDEIHRLDKTKQDFLLPLLESGNIILIGATTENPYISISPAIRSRCQIFELHRLKEMDISHAIDRALKDSETGLGKYNVELTKDARNLLIEKGNGDLRATLNALELAVLSTKEEKQENADNKLVIDKAEMQDSIQFKSQNYDANGDGHYDLLSAFQKSIRGSDTDAALYYLGNLCESGDLVAICRRLLVIAYEDIGLANPPACSRAVNAVQAAQIVGLPEARIILSNSVIELCLSPKSNSAITAIDAAIGDIRNKQNDPIPDSLKDAHYKGAATLNHGVSYLYPHNFQGDWIAQQYLPNNLKNVSYFNPKGNSKVEDALKRQYLRLKKMQKDGLQK; via the coding sequence ATGCAACCTCTTGCTTATCGTATGCGCCCCAAAAACTTAGATGAAGTTGTTGGTCAAGAACATTTAGTAGGAAATAAGAAAATAATTAGACGAATGGTCGAAGCTAAACTTCTATCCTCAATGATTCTTTATGGACCTCCTGGTATCGGAAAAACTAGCATTGCCAGCGCAATCGCAGGTTCCACTAAATATGCATTTAGGAAACTTAATGCAGCAACTGACACAAAAAAAGATCTTCAAATCGTTGCTGAAGAAGGAAAAATGAGTGGAACTGTCATCTTACTTTTAGATGAAATACATCGTTTAGACAAAACAAAGCAAGACTTTCTATTACCTCTTTTAGAATCAGGGAATATTATTTTAATCGGTGCTACGACAGAAAATCCCTATATTTCCATCTCTCCCGCTATTCGATCCAGATGTCAGATTTTTGAATTACATCGTCTTAAAGAAATGGATATTTCGCACGCGATTGATCGTGCTCTTAAAGATTCCGAAACAGGATTAGGTAAATACAATGTAGAGTTAACAAAAGATGCGCGTAATCTCCTCATTGAAAAAGGAAATGGCGATTTAAGAGCAACCCTTAATGCATTAGAATTAGCAGTTCTATCAACAAAAGAAGAAAAACAGGAGAACGCTGATAATAAACTAGTAATTGATAAAGCTGAAATGCAAGATTCCATCCAATTTAAATCTCAAAATTATGATGCAAATGGTGATGGCCACTACGATTTATTATCTGCCTTTCAAAAATCAATTCGGGGTTCTGACACAGATGCAGCACTTTATTATCTAGGGAATCTCTGCGAATCTGGCGATTTAGTAGCAATCTGTAGACGATTATTGGTAATTGCCTATGAAGATATTGGACTCGCTAATCCCCCAGCCTGCAGTCGTGCAGTTAATGCAGTACAAGCCGCTCAAATAGTAGGTCTACCAGAAGCGCGAATTATTTTGTCAAATTCTGTCATTGAACTCTGCTTATCGCCCAAAAGTAATAGTGCAATTACTGCAATTGATGCCGCAATAGGTGACATTCGAAATAAGCAGAATGATCCTATCCCTGATAGTCTAAAGGACGCACACTACAAGGGAGCGGCTACCTTAAATCATGGTGTTTCTTATCTTTATCCCCATAACTTTCAAGGTGATTGGATTGCCCAGCAATACTTACCTAACAACCTAAAAAATGTCTCCTACTTTAATCCGAAGGGTAATTCTAAAGTTGAAGATGCATTAAAAAGACAATATCTGCGCCTAAAAAAAATGCAAAAAGACGGGCTGCAAAAGTAA
- a CDS encoding universal stress protein, translated as MLKQYQHIQVAVDGSKEADVAFSKAVEVAKRNGATLEILHVVDTRAFQDVSSFDSAMVEQVSEEAKTKIEEYYNRAKDAGVKDVHYSIEFGSPKNIIAHEFPEEHNIDLIILGATGLNAVERLLIGSITEYVTRTAACDVLVIRQPAAQNEDIKKNRKN; from the coding sequence ATGTTAAAACAATACCAACATATCCAAGTTGCCGTAGATGGTTCAAAAGAAGCTGACGTTGCATTTAGCAAAGCTGTTGAAGTAGCTAAAAGAAACGGTGCTACTCTTGAAATTTTACACGTAGTAGATACTCGTGCATTTCAAGATGTTTCTAGCTTTGATTCAGCAATGGTTGAACAAGTATCTGAAGAGGCAAAAACCAAAATTGAAGAATATTATAACCGGGCTAAAGATGCTGGAGTTAAAGATGTTCACTATTCAATTGAATTTGGTTCTCCAAAGAATATCATTGCTCATGAGTTTCCAGAAGAACACAATATCGATTTAATAATTTTAGGTGCTACGGGTTTAAACGCCGTAGAAAGATTACTAATTGGTAGTATTACGGAGTATGTTACCCGTACTGCAGCTTGTGATGTTCTTGTAATTCGTCAACCAGCTGCACAAAACGAAGATATTAAGAAAAATAGAAAAAATTAA